A window from Purpureocillium takamizusanense chromosome 3, complete sequence encodes these proteins:
- the CDR1_1 gene encoding Multidrug resistance protein, variant 2 (EggNog:ENOG503NTZE~TransMembrane:10 (i508-528o540-561i617-638o644-665i757-774o1176-1197i1209-1230o1250-1276i1297-1319o1325-1345i)~COG:Q) — protein sequence MQRTSTNAGATGLGGGWTAPLDLGRFLPASEATDTDEYMSEDPAEREERINEDVHQLARRLTSQSHGAAVGALFPVPADGPLNPESPDFNARKWARAFYNLRKDALEGNPPKTTGVAFKNLSAYGFGTETDFQKSVGNIFLEAGTILKRLIRGNTRRIDILRDLEGVVNDGEMVAVLGPPGSGCSTFLKTIAGETHGFHISDDATVNYQGIHPKQMKSAFRGEAIYAAEVDEHFPYLTVGDTLAFAAWARCPKTIPDGVTQREYIEHVRDVTMNILGISHTKNTRVGNDFVRGVSGGERKRVTIAEAALSYSPLQCWDNSTRGLDSANAIEFCKTLRTQADVMGTTSFVAIYQAPQAAYDLFDKVLVLYQGRQIFFGKAADARAYFEDLGFECPEQQTTADFLTSMTSSAERVIRPGWEGRTPRSPDEFARAWKDSKSRARILSECDDYAAAHPFNSGDLHDFSATRAMVKSPSQRLKSPYTLSYLKQLKINMWRGLVMLKTDPSMTLTMLITNFFEALIISSIFYNLPANTSSFDKRGLLIFFIILMNAFSSILEILTLYSKRKIVEKHSRYALYHPSAEALASIIVDLPYKITNAILMNTTLYFMCNLRREPGPFFFFLLFSFTTTLTMSMFFRLIGSTTKSIAQALAPASIMLLGLVLYTGFTIPVQYMRGWIGWCRWANPIYYSLESATLNEFVGRDFPCSSFVPQGPGYDDAPLSSRACSVQGAVPGQQTVSGAAYLAAAFQYDNSHRWRNYGILLAFLVGYLALHLLATEYIASERSKGEVLVFSHRAMKRRPRQAATGEKTDMENGTAASVYQGAVSTDEEVANVEKQTSIFHWKNVCYDVKIKGHPRRILDHVDGWVKPGTLTALMVSRNIPSPNLLEQAANNSYQGASGAGKTTLLDVLASRVTMGVVTGEMLVDGKLRDESFQRKTGYVQQQDLHLETSTVREALTFSALLRQPPKYTRQEKIDYVDTVISLLNMEEYAEAIIGVPGEGLNVEQRKRLTIGVELAARPQLLLFLDEPTSGLDSQTSWSILDLLEKLTNNGQAILCTIHQPSAMLFQRFNRLLLLSKGRTIYFGDVGKNSHILVDYFTRNGASPLPQGANPAEHMLEVIGAAPGAHTDIDWPEVWQNSPERSSVQAELERLASSQKPTTAGEEEPSTYGEFAASRKEQFLQVTIRVFQQYWRSPSYIYSKALLAIGSTLFIGLSFINGGNTQRGLRNQMFGVYILLSIFPQLVNQIMPLFVSQRTMYEARERPSKAYSWKAFLLANIVVEIVWNSLMGVFCFVCWYFPIGLYRNAEWTDQVDSRGITMFLQIWIFFIFTSTFANMIIAAIQTAEVAGGIVNLLMIMMFAFCGVLAGPKDLPGFWIFMYRVNPFTYILEAFLGTSLANAPMYCENNEYIPFDAPNGLTCGDYMSGFISAAGGSLRDSNASSCEYCAMTNTNEFLASINISWSHRWRNFGFIWVYCAFNIAAAVLLYWLFRVPKGKKSKNL from the exons ATGCAACGAACAAGCACCAACGCGGGGGCCACGGGGCTCGGGGGTGGCTGGACGGCCCCCCTGGACCTCGGACGCTTCTTGCCGGCCTCAGAGGCCACCGACACGGATGAGTACATGTCCGAGGACCCTGCGGAGCGGGAGGAGCGCATCAACGAGGACGTTCACCAGCTTGCCCGTCGGCTCACATCACAAtcccatggcgccgccgtcggcgccctcttccccgtccccgccgacggccccTTAAACCCCGAGAGCCCAGACTTCAACGCGAGAAAGTGGGCAAGGGCCTTTTACAACCTCAGGAAGGACGCCCTGGAGGGGAATCCGCCCAAAACGACGGGCGTCGCCTTCAAGAACCTCAGCGCGTACGGGTTCGGCACCGAGACCGACTTCCAAAAGAGCGTCGGCAACATcttcctcgaggccggcaccATTCTCAAAAGGTTGATCCGCGGCAACACCCGGCGCATAGACATCCTGAGAGACCTCGAAGGCGTGGTCAACGACGGAGAGAtggtcgccgtcctcggccctCCCGGCTCCGGCTGCTCGACCTTTCTCAAGACGATTGCCGGAGAGACCCATGGCTTCCACATCTCCGACGACGCGACCGTCAACTACCAGGGCATCCACCCCAAGCAGATGAAGTCTGCCttccgcggcgaggccatctacgccgccgaggtcgacgagcacTTTCCCTATCTCACCGTCGGCGACACCCTCGCGTTTGCCGCCTGGGCCCGCTGTCCCAAGACCATCCCGGACGGCGTCACGCAGAGGGAGTACATTGAGCACGTGCGCGACGTCACCATGAACATCCTGGGGATATCGCACACCAAGAACACGCGCGTCGGCAACGACTTTGTCCGCGgcgtgagcggcggcgagaggaagcgcgtcaccatcgccgaggcggcgctcagCTACTCGCCCCTCCAGTGCTGGGACAACAGCACGCGAGGTCTGGATAGTGCCAACGCCATCGAGTTCTGCAAGACGCTGCGGACACAGGCCGACGTGATGGGCACCACGTCTTTTGTTGCCATCTATCAAGCGCCCCAAGCCGCCTATGAC CTCTTCGACAAAGTCTTGGTTCTTTACCAAGGAAGGCAAATCTTCTTTGGCAAAGCCGCAGACGCCAGGGCCTACTTCGAGGACCTCGGCTTCGAGTGCCCCGAGCAGCAGACAACTGCGGATTTCTTGACCTCCATGACCAGCTCCGCAGAGCGCGTCATCCGACCCGGCTGGGAGGGAAGGACGCCTCGATCTCCCGACGAGTTCGCGAGGGCCTGGAAGGACAGCAAGTCGCGGGCGCGCATCCTTTCCGAATGCGACgactacgccgccgcccacccgtTCAACAGCGGGGATCTCCACGACTTCTCTGCGACCCGGGCCATGGTCAAGTCCCCCTCGCAGCGCCTCAAGTCGCCATACACCCTCTCCTATCTCAAGCAGCTCAAGATCAACATGTGGCGAGGCCTCGTCATGTTGAAGACGGACCCGAGCATGACCTTGACCATGCTCATCACCAACTTCTTCGAGGctctcatcatcagcagcatctTCTACAACCTCCCCGCCAACACGAGCAGCTTCGACAAGCGCGGCCTgctcatcttcttcatcattCTCATGAACGCATTCAGTAGCATACTCGAGATCCTAACCCTCTACTCGAAGCGAAAGATTGTCGAGAAACACAGCCGCTACGCCCTCTACCACCCCAGCGCAGAGGCACTGGcctccatcatcgtcgaTTTGCCTTATAAAATCACCAACGCTATCCTCATGAACACGACCCTGTATTTCATGTGCAACTTGCGCAGAGAGCCAGGGCCGTTCTTCTTTTTCCTCCTCTTCAGCTTCACCACGACCCTCACCATGTCCATGTTCTTCCGTCTTATCGGATCTACTACAAAGTCCATCGCTCAGGCACTGGCGCCTGCATCCATCATGTTGCTCGGTCTGGTGCTCTACACGGGCTTCACGATCCCAGTGCAGTACATGCGTGGCTGGATTGGTTGGTGTCGATGGGCAAATCCAATCTACTACAGCCTCGAGTCCGCAACGCTCAATGAGTTCGTCGGTCGCGACTTTCCTTGTTCGAGCTTTGTGCCACAGGGGCCGGGATACGACGACGCTCCTCTCAGTTCTCGTGCGTGCTCGGTTCAGGGCGCCGTCCCCGGTCAGCAGACCGTCTCCGGTGCGGCCTATCTCGCTGCGGCATTCCAGTATGACAACTCGCATCGATGGCGCAACTACGGCATACTCCTCGCTTTCTTGGTTGGCTACCTGGCTCTTCACCTGCTCGCCACGGAGTATATTGCCTCTGAGAGATCCAAGGGCGAGGTTCTAGTCTTCAGCCACAGGGCAATGAAGCGCCGCCCGAGACAAGCTGCGACCGGAGAAAAGACTGACATGGAGAACGGCACGGCAGCCAGCGTCTACCAGGGCGCTGTTTCAACCGATGAAGAAGTGGCAAACGTCGAGAAACAGACTTCCATCTTTCACTGGAAGAACGTGTGCTATGACGTCAAGATCAAGGGCCACCCTCGACGGATTCTTGACCATGTGGATGGTTGGGTCAAACCGGGCACACTGACGGCTCTTATGGTAAGCCGAAACATACCCTCACCAAACTTATTAGAACAGGCTGCTAACAATTCATATCAGGGAGCCTCGGGAGCTGGCAAGACGACCCTCCTGGATGTCCTCGCAAGCCGCGTCACCATGGGCGTGGTGACGGGAGAGATGCTCGTAGACGGAAAGCTACGAGACGAGTCTTTCCAGAGAAAGACGGGATACGTCCAGCAGCAAGATCTCCACCTAGAGACGTCGACTGTACGAGAGGCACTCACCTTCAGCGCGCTGCTTCGCCAACCCCCAAAGTACACCCGTCAGGAGAAGATTGACTACGTGGACACTGTGATCAGCCTGTTGAACATGGAGGAATACGCCGAAGCAATCATCGGCGTACCAGGCGAGGGCCtcaacgtcgagcagcgAAAGCGTCTGACCAttggcgtcgagcttgccgcgcggccgcagctgctgctcttcctcgacgagccgacCTCGGGTCTCGACAGCCAGACATCCTGGTCTATCCTCGACCTCTTGGAGAAGCTGACCAACAACGGGCAAGCAATTCTCTGCACGATCCACCAGCCCTCCGCCATGCTCTTCCAACGCTTCAACCGCCTTCTCCTGCTTTCCAAGGGCCGCACGATTTACtttggcgacgtcggcaaAAACTCCCATATTCTCGTCGACTACTTCACCCGCAACGGCGCATCGCCGCTTCCGCAGGGCGCAAACCCGGCCGAGCACATGCTCGAGGTCATTGGAGCCGCTCCCGGTGCGCACACTGACATTGACTGGCCCGAGGTCTGGCAAAATAGCCCCGAACGGAGCAGCGTGCAAGCGGAGCTGGAGAGGCTGGCGTCCTCGCAGAAACCGACAaccgcgggcgaggaggagccatCCACCTACGGCGAGTTTGCGGCATCGCGCAAGGAGCAATTTCTGCAGGTCACCATCAGGGTGTTCCAGCAATACTGGCGAAGCCCGTCTTACATTTATTCCAAGGCCCTACTCGCAATCGGCTCG ACGCTCTTCATTGGACTGTCGTTCATCAACGGCGGAAATACGCAGCGAGGCCTTCGGAATCAGATGTTTGGCGTATACATCCTCCTCAGCATTTTCCCCCAGCTGGTCAACCAGATCATGCCACTCTTCGTATCGCAGCGTACCATGtacgaggcgcgcgagagaCCCTCCAAAGCATACTCGTGGAAGGCCTTTTTACTTGCCAACATTGTCGTCGAGATTGTTTGGAACTCT CTCATGGGTGTCTTCTGCTTCGTTTGCTGGTACTTTCCCATCGGGCTCTACCGAAACGCGGAGTGGACTGATCAGGTCGACTCTCGGGGCATCACCATGTTTCTGCAGATCTGgatcttcttcatcttcacCAGCACCTTTGCAAACATGATCATCGCGGCAATCCAAACTGCAGAAGTAGCGGGAGGCATCGTCAACTTGTTGATGATCATGATGTTTGCGTTTTGCGG TGTTCTTGCAGGACCAAAGGACCTCCCCGGGTTCTGGATCTTCATGTACCGGGTCAACCCATTCACCTATATACTGGAAGCTTTTCTCGGAACAAGCCTTGCAAACGCTCCTATGTACTGCGAGAACAACGAATACATCCCCTTCGATGCCCCCAACGGCCTTACATGCGGCGACTACATGTCCGGCTTCATCTCTGCGGCGGGTGGCTCCCTGAGAGATTCGAACGCCTCCTCCTGCGAATATTGCGCCATGACCAACACCAACGAGTTTTTGGCCAGCATCAACATCTCTTGGAGCCATAGGTGGAGGAATTTCGGCTTCATATGGGTCTATTGTGCTTTTAACATAGCGGCAGCGGTCCTGCTTTACTGGCTCTTCCGGGTGCCCAAGGGAAAGAAGTCGAAGAATCTGTAG
- the CDR1_1 gene encoding Multidrug resistance protein (EggNog:ENOG503NTZE~TransMembrane:12 (i508-528o540-561i582-605o617-638i645-665o757-774i1196-1217o1229-1250i1271-1297o1317-1336i1348-1366o1468-1487i)~COG:Q), with product MQRTSTNAGATGLGGGWTAPLDLGRFLPASEATDTDEYMSEDPAEREERINEDVHQLARRLTSQSHGAAVGALFPVPADGPLNPESPDFNARKWARAFYNLRKDALEGNPPKTTGVAFKNLSAYGFGTETDFQKSVGNIFLEAGTILKRLIRGNTRRIDILRDLEGVVNDGEMVAVLGPPGSGCSTFLKTIAGETHGFHISDDATVNYQGIHPKQMKSAFRGEAIYAAEVDEHFPYLTVGDTLAFAAWARCPKTIPDGVTQREYIEHVRDVTMNILGISHTKNTRVGNDFVRGVSGGERKRVTIAEAALSYSPLQCWDNSTRGLDSANAIEFCKTLRTQADVMGTTSFVAIYQAPQAAYDLFDKVLVLYQGRQIFFGKAADARAYFEDLGFECPEQQTTADFLTSMTSSAERVIRPGWEGRTPRSPDEFARAWKDSKSRARILSECDDYAAAHPFNSGDLHDFSATRAMVKSPSQRLKSPYTLSYLKQLKINMWRGLVMLKTDPSMTLTMLITNFFEALIISSIFYNLPANTSSFDKRGLLIFFIILMNAFSSILEILTLYSKRKIVEKHSRYALYHPSAEALASIIVDLPYKITNAILMNTTLYFMCNLRREPGPFFFFLLFSFTTTLTMSMFFRLIGSTTKSIAQALAPASIMLLGLVLYTGFTIPVQYMRGWIGWCRWANPIYYSLESATLNEFVGRDFPCSSFVPQGPGYDDAPLSSRACSVQGAVPGQQTVSGAAYLAAAFQYDNSHRWRNYGILLAFLVGYLALHLLATEYIASERSKGEVLVFSHRAMKRRPRQAATGEKTDMENGTAASVYQGAVSTDEEVANVEKQTSIFHWKNVCYDVKIKGHPRRILDHVDGWVKPGTLTALMGASGAGKTTLLDVLASRVTMGVVTGEMLVDGKLRDESFQRKTGYVQQQDLHLETSTVREALTFSALLRQPPKYTRQEKIDYVDTVISLLNMEEYAEAIIGVPGEGLNVEQRKRLTIGVELAARPQLLLFLDEPTSGLDSQTSWSILDLLEKLTNNGQAILCTIHQPSAMLFQRFNRLLLLSKGRTIYFGDVGKNSHILVDYFTRNGASPLPQGANPAEHMLEVIGAAPGAHTDIDWPEVWQNSPERSSVQAELERLASSQKPTTAGEEEPSTYGEFAASRKEQFLQVTIRVFQQYWRSPSYIYSKALLAIGSTLFIGLSFINGGNTQRGLRNQMFGVYILLSIFPQLVNQIMPLFVSQRTMYEARERPSKAYSWKAFLLANIVVEIVWNSLMGVFCFVCWYFPIGLYRNAEWTDQVDSRGITMFLQIWIFFIFTSTFANMIIAAIQTAEVAGGIVNLLMIMMFAFCGYVRLQPFEKKKKHV from the exons ATGCAACGAACAAGCACCAACGCGGGGGCCACGGGGCTCGGGGGTGGCTGGACGGCCCCCCTGGACCTCGGACGCTTCTTGCCGGCCTCAGAGGCCACCGACACGGATGAGTACATGTCCGAGGACCCTGCGGAGCGGGAGGAGCGCATCAACGAGGACGTTCACCAGCTTGCCCGTCGGCTCACATCACAAtcccatggcgccgccgtcggcgccctcttccccgtccccgccgacggccccTTAAACCCCGAGAGCCCAGACTTCAACGCGAGAAAGTGGGCAAGGGCCTTTTACAACCTCAGGAAGGACGCCCTGGAGGGGAATCCGCCCAAAACGACGGGCGTCGCCTTCAAGAACCTCAGCGCGTACGGGTTCGGCACCGAGACCGACTTCCAAAAGAGCGTCGGCAACATcttcctcgaggccggcaccATTCTCAAAAGGTTGATCCGCGGCAACACCCGGCGCATAGACATCCTGAGAGACCTCGAAGGCGTGGTCAACGACGGAGAGAtggtcgccgtcctcggccctCCCGGCTCCGGCTGCTCGACCTTTCTCAAGACGATTGCCGGAGAGACCCATGGCTTCCACATCTCCGACGACGCGACCGTCAACTACCAGGGCATCCACCCCAAGCAGATGAAGTCTGCCttccgcggcgaggccatctacgccgccgaggtcgacgagcacTTTCCCTATCTCACCGTCGGCGACACCCTCGCGTTTGCCGCCTGGGCCCGCTGTCCCAAGACCATCCCGGACGGCGTCACGCAGAGGGAGTACATTGAGCACGTGCGCGACGTCACCATGAACATCCTGGGGATATCGCACACCAAGAACACGCGCGTCGGCAACGACTTTGTCCGCGgcgtgagcggcggcgagaggaagcgcgtcaccatcgccgaggcggcgctcagCTACTCGCCCCTCCAGTGCTGGGACAACAGCACGCGAGGTCTGGATAGTGCCAACGCCATCGAGTTCTGCAAGACGCTGCGGACACAGGCCGACGTGATGGGCACCACGTCTTTTGTTGCCATCTATCAAGCGCCCCAAGCCGCCTATGAC CTCTTCGACAAAGTCTTGGTTCTTTACCAAGGAAGGCAAATCTTCTTTGGCAAAGCCGCAGACGCCAGGGCCTACTTCGAGGACCTCGGCTTCGAGTGCCCCGAGCAGCAGACAACTGCGGATTTCTTGACCTCCATGACCAGCTCCGCAGAGCGCGTCATCCGACCCGGCTGGGAGGGAAGGACGCCTCGATCTCCCGACGAGTTCGCGAGGGCCTGGAAGGACAGCAAGTCGCGGGCGCGCATCCTTTCCGAATGCGACgactacgccgccgcccacccgtTCAACAGCGGGGATCTCCACGACTTCTCTGCGACCCGGGCCATGGTCAAGTCCCCCTCGCAGCGCCTCAAGTCGCCATACACCCTCTCCTATCTCAAGCAGCTCAAGATCAACATGTGGCGAGGCCTCGTCATGTTGAAGACGGACCCGAGCATGACCTTGACCATGCTCATCACCAACTTCTTCGAGGctctcatcatcagcagcatctTCTACAACCTCCCCGCCAACACGAGCAGCTTCGACAAGCGCGGCCTgctcatcttcttcatcattCTCATGAACGCATTCAGTAGCATACTCGAGATCCTAACCCTCTACTCGAAGCGAAAGATTGTCGAGAAACACAGCCGCTACGCCCTCTACCACCCCAGCGCAGAGGCACTGGcctccatcatcgtcgaTTTGCCTTATAAAATCACCAACGCTATCCTCATGAACACGACCCTGTATTTCATGTGCAACTTGCGCAGAGAGCCAGGGCCGTTCTTCTTTTTCCTCCTCTTCAGCTTCACCACGACCCTCACCATGTCCATGTTCTTCCGTCTTATCGGATCTACTACAAAGTCCATCGCTCAGGCACTGGCGCCTGCATCCATCATGTTGCTCGGTCTGGTGCTCTACACGGGCTTCACGATCCCAGTGCAGTACATGCGTGGCTGGATTGGTTGGTGTCGATGGGCAAATCCAATCTACTACAGCCTCGAGTCCGCAACGCTCAATGAGTTCGTCGGTCGCGACTTTCCTTGTTCGAGCTTTGTGCCACAGGGGCCGGGATACGACGACGCTCCTCTCAGTTCTCGTGCGTGCTCGGTTCAGGGCGCCGTCCCCGGTCAGCAGACCGTCTCCGGTGCGGCCTATCTCGCTGCGGCATTCCAGTATGACAACTCGCATCGATGGCGCAACTACGGCATACTCCTCGCTTTCTTGGTTGGCTACCTGGCTCTTCACCTGCTCGCCACGGAGTATATTGCCTCTGAGAGATCCAAGGGCGAGGTTCTAGTCTTCAGCCACAGGGCAATGAAGCGCCGCCCGAGACAAGCTGCGACCGGAGAAAAGACTGACATGGAGAACGGCACGGCAGCCAGCGTCTACCAGGGCGCTGTTTCAACCGATGAAGAAGTGGCAAACGTCGAGAAACAGACTTCCATCTTTCACTGGAAGAACGTGTGCTATGACGTCAAGATCAAGGGCCACCCTCGACGGATTCTTGACCATGTGGATGGTTGGGTCAAACCGGGCACACTGACGGCTCTTATG GGAGCCTCGGGAGCTGGCAAGACGACCCTCCTGGATGTCCTCGCAAGCCGCGTCACCATGGGCGTGGTGACGGGAGAGATGCTCGTAGACGGAAAGCTACGAGACGAGTCTTTCCAGAGAAAGACGGGATACGTCCAGCAGCAAGATCTCCACCTAGAGACGTCGACTGTACGAGAGGCACTCACCTTCAGCGCGCTGCTTCGCCAACCCCCAAAGTACACCCGTCAGGAGAAGATTGACTACGTGGACACTGTGATCAGCCTGTTGAACATGGAGGAATACGCCGAAGCAATCATCGGCGTACCAGGCGAGGGCCtcaacgtcgagcagcgAAAGCGTCTGACCAttggcgtcgagcttgccgcgcggccgcagctgctgctcttcctcgacgagccgacCTCGGGTCTCGACAGCCAGACATCCTGGTCTATCCTCGACCTCTTGGAGAAGCTGACCAACAACGGGCAAGCAATTCTCTGCACGATCCACCAGCCCTCCGCCATGCTCTTCCAACGCTTCAACCGCCTTCTCCTGCTTTCCAAGGGCCGCACGATTTACtttggcgacgtcggcaaAAACTCCCATATTCTCGTCGACTACTTCACCCGCAACGGCGCATCGCCGCTTCCGCAGGGCGCAAACCCGGCCGAGCACATGCTCGAGGTCATTGGAGCCGCTCCCGGTGCGCACACTGACATTGACTGGCCCGAGGTCTGGCAAAATAGCCCCGAACGGAGCAGCGTGCAAGCGGAGCTGGAGAGGCTGGCGTCCTCGCAGAAACCGACAaccgcgggcgaggaggagccatCCACCTACGGCGAGTTTGCGGCATCGCGCAAGGAGCAATTTCTGCAGGTCACCATCAGGGTGTTCCAGCAATACTGGCGAAGCCCGTCTTACATTTATTCCAAGGCCCTACTCGCAATCGGCTCG ACGCTCTTCATTGGACTGTCGTTCATCAACGGCGGAAATACGCAGCGAGGCCTTCGGAATCAGATGTTTGGCGTATACATCCTCCTCAGCATTTTCCCCCAGCTGGTCAACCAGATCATGCCACTCTTCGTATCGCAGCGTACCATGtacgaggcgcgcgagagaCCCTCCAAAGCATACTCGTGGAAGGCCTTTTTACTTGCCAACATTGTCGTCGAGATTGTTTGGAACTCT CTCATGGGTGTCTTCTGCTTCGTTTGCTGGTACTTTCCCATCGGGCTCTACCGAAACGCGGAGTGGACTGATCAGGTCGACTCTCGGGGCATCACCATGTTTCTGCAGATCTGgatcttcttcatcttcacCAGCACCTTTGCAAACATGATCATCGCGGCAATCCAAACTGCAGAAGTAGCGGGAGGCATCGTCAACTTGTTGATGATCATGATGTTTGCGTTTTGCGGGTACGTACGCCTGCAACCCTTtgagaaaaaaaagaaacaTGTCTGA
- a CDS encoding uncharacterized protein (EggNog:ENOG503P718~COG:S): MGWFDNDSDQAQAYDQVVNRPHEAKWSHELIGGAAAFEAAKAYEDHVARNGHPDEHATAKEILAGVIGAFVDREVETKGLDFIDREEAKRHAQRQAEEQLSQEGRW, from the exons ATGGGCTGGTTCGACA ACGACTCCGATCAGGCGCAGGCCTACGACCAGGTCGTCAACCGACCCCACGAGGCCAAGTGGTCGCACGAactcatcggcggcgccgctgcctttgaggcggccaaggcatACGAAGATCACGTCGCTCGCAACG GCCACCCCGACGAGcacgccacggccaaggagatcctcgcgggcgtcatcggcgccTTTGTCGATCGTGAGGTCGAGACCAAGGGCCTCGACTTCATTGAccgcgaggaggccaagcgcCACGCCCAGCGGCAGGCCGAAGAGCAGCTGTCCCAGGAGGGTCGTTGGTGA
- a CDS encoding uncharacterized protein (TransMembrane:1 (o387-407i)~EggNog:ENOG503P4TK~COG:L) has protein sequence MAEAVQLHRLSCTRCKERKVRCNRVLPRCERCITHDAECVFPERAKRRPQRPPPEHHHPTSHPAGDESTPALNTILDRLHRLEQQSLISPPYTVRDAAHHAVFRPSASSSPALATPYPSGGGGGALTELSPVSVSVSVSPHGGAGLQPSEVDSTATLKHAIDQVQKLKLEDYARSVITDKVEIPRNLAKAWIENYFTHMATDMFLSLVNRRLIELIPDILDLPHVHLDFSIQVLYYAILFHGATLNVSSTDQTWGFDYPKSCFLGALRALPHWKREATGSATDFVAGILMTRVAAECFDYDLAWKMHQLASEFARALNLHNLDGGDYAGINDSGRSDDDRRGFWQLIQVDLYIRLLMDKPPVITNDAWNVNLPWLDNSQAPPEGFQAIAFLILSRITMILMRFFALIDDTARRTKSELRRETESLCEEIEQLYVDWQAHDFSTSTSEKEDDTWVVADCLITGYTCIIFMLRKVDVLGTDSTTTTIGRDADLPSHPVVLVAARHIIRVANHILATYSNPETLSAVLGAYGAYIPAACLYREVLRAELDAPSSSSRAHNHRHHHHDHHHDHAHDMEALDRFSSLVCSISRGRRELYPIVRAMNTLNADVKKKCEEARA, from the exons ATGGCGGAAGCTGTGCAGCTGCATCGTCTTTCA TGCACCCGGTGTAAAGAACGCAAG GTCCGCTGCAACCGCGTCCTGCCTCGATGCGAACGCTGCATCACTCACGATGCCGAGTGCGTATTCCCCGAGCGGGCCAAGCGGCGGCCCCAACGGCCCCCTCCGGAGCACCATCACCCCAC GTCTCACCCCGCGGGCGATGAATCGACGCCGGCACTCAACACCATCCTTGACCGGCTCCACCGGCTTGAGCAGCAGAGCctcatctcgccgccgtaTACCGTCAGAGACGCTGCTCATCACGCCGTGTTTcgtccgtcggcgtcgtcttcgccggcgCTCGCGACGCCTTATccgagtggtggtggtggtggtgctctCACGGAGCTGTCGCCCGTGTCCGTGTCCGTGTCCGTGTCTccgcatggcggcgccggcctgcagCCGTCCGAGGTTGATTCCACGGCGACGCTCAAGCATGCCATTGACCAAGTCCAAAAGCTGAAACTCGAGGACTATGCTCGGTCGGTCATCACCGACAAGGTTGAGATTCCTAGGAACCTCGCCAAAGCATGGATAGAGA ACTATTTCACGCACATGGCAACCGACATGTTTCTGAGCCTTGTCAACCGACGGCTGATTGAACTGATCCCCGACATACTAGACCTGCCGCATGTTCACCTCGACTTCTCGATCCAAGTGCTGTACTACGCCATTCTCTTCCACGGAGCGACACTCAACGTCAGCAGCACAGATCAGACATGGGGGTTCGACTACCCCAAGTCCTGCTTTCTGGGGGCCCTTCGGGCTCTTCCACACTGGAAGAGGGAGGCTACGGGATCGGCGACGGACTTTGTTGCCGGTATCCTCATG ACACGCGTAGCCGCCGAGTGCTTCGACTATGACCTCGCTTGGAAGATGCACCAGCTCGCGAGCGAGTTTGCCCGGGCGCTGAACCTGCacaacctcgacggcggcgactacGCGGGCATCAACGACAGCGGACGgtcggacgacgaccgcaGGGGGTTCTGGCAGCTCATCCAGGTCGACCTGTACATCCGCCTCCTCATGGACAAACCGCCCGTCATCACCAACGACGCGTGGAACGTCAACTTGCCGTGGCTGGACAACTCGCAGGCCCCGCCGGAAGGCTTCCAGGCCATCGCCTTCCTCATCTTGTCGCGCATCACCATGATACTGATGCGCTTTTTCGCACTCAtcgacgacacggcgcggcggacgaaAAGTGAGCTGCGCCGGGAGACGGAGAGCTTGTGCGAGGAGATTGAGCAGTTGTATGTTGATTGGCAAGCG CACGACTTTTCTACCTCGACCTcggagaaggaggacgaCACGTGGGTCGTCGCCGACTGCCTCATCACCGGATACACGTGCATCATCTTCATGCTCCGCAAGGTCGACGTCCTGGGCACCGattccaccaccaccaccatcggccgcgacgccgacctgccGTCGCAcccggtggtgctggtggcggcgcggcacatCATCCGCGTCGCGAACCACATCCTGGCCACGTACTCGAACCCGGAGACGCTGTCGGCGGTGCTCGGCGCGTACGGCGCGTACATTCCCGCGGCGTGCCTGTACCGCGAGGTGCTGCGggccgagctggacgcgccgtcgtcgtcgtcgcgggcgcacaaccaccgccaccaccaccatgaccaccaccatgaccaCGCCCACGACATGGAGGCGCTGGACAGGTTCTCGTCGCTCGTGTGCTCCATCTCGCGGGGCAGGAGGGAGCTGTATCCCATTGTGAGGGCGATGAACACGCTGAACGCGGACGTGAAGAAGAAGTgcgaggaggcgagggcTTGA